A single window of Vigna radiata var. radiata cultivar VC1973A chromosome 4, Vradiata_ver6, whole genome shotgun sequence DNA harbors:
- the LOC106758088 gene encoding UV-B-induced protein At3g17800, chloroplastic isoform X2, with product MEKSVSNNHHLHLRTMLTLSQPPPSSSASFKTQLRAFPKRLTVRASAGRRHCEFSSLNAPLEPRSLVGKFLGGVLQNRRQLFHVVAKEELKMLSEDRDSAIARMIISQNSDEALLHRRIAKVKEDECMVAISDVMYLLILYKFSEIRVHLVPKLSSCLYNGRLEILPSKDWDLESIHSMEVLDIIRQHVSTVTGLKSNPSVRESWETTPIRHSWLARVYVASILYGYFLKSVSLRSKDVMLGNKNDMQSVWHDLIRQEEGIEDIKCYVMSFHPDSFQRCAKLRSKEAVQLVENHSNALFGNGKSGLSQHDDVIVTSFSSLRRLVLEAIAFGSFLWETEDYIDNVYKLKDHEVK from the exons ATGGAAAAAAGTGTCTCCAACAACCACCACCTCCACCTTAGGACCATGCTCACTCTTTCACAGccaccaccatcatcatcagCTTCGTTCAAAACCCAGTTGAGAGCGTTCCCGAAAAGGTTGACGGTGAGGGCCAGTGCGGGAAGGAGGCACTGCGAGTTCAGCAGCCTCAACGCGCCCCTTGAGCCACGCTCCCTCGTGGGGAAGTTTCTCGGCGGCGTGTTGCAGAATCGCCGCCAATTGTTCCACGTGGTTGCCAAGGAAGAGTTGAAGATGTTGAGTGAGGATAGAGACTCTGCTATTGCTCGCATGATTATCAGTCAGAACTCTGATGAAGCCCTGCTTCATAG GAGGATTGCAAAAGTGAAGGAGGATGAGTGTATGGTTGCTATATCAGATGTAATGTATTTGCTGATTCTATACAAGTTTTCTGAAATCAGGGTTCATTTGGTTCCAAAGCTTTCTAGTTGCCTATACAATGGAAGGCTAGAGATATTGCCTTCTAAGGATTGGGATCTGGAGTCTATTCACAGCATGGAAGTTTTGGATATCATAAGGCAACATGTCAGCACTGTCACAGGCTTGAAATCAAATCCTAGTGTGAGGGAAAGTTGGGAAACCACTCCAATTCGACATAGCTGGCTTGCTCGAGTTTACGTTGCCTCCATATTGTATGGTTACTTTCTGAAGTCAGTTTCATTGAG GTCAAAAGATGTGATGCTTGGCAACAAGAATGACATGCAATCTGTGTGGCATGATTTAATCAGGCAGGAAGAGGGAATTGAGGATATAAAATGTTATGTTATGAGCTTTCACCCAGACTCATTTCAGAGGTGTGCAAAACTGAGATCTAAGGAAGCTGTGCAGTTGGTAGAGAATCATAGTAATGCACTTTTTGGAAATGGGAAATCTGGTTTGTCTCAGCATGATGATGTTATTGTAACTTCATTTTCTAGTCTGAGGAGGCTAGTCTTGGAGGCTATTGCATTTGGATCCTTCCTGTGGGAAACAGAAGATTATATTGACAATGTTTATAAGCTTAAAGATCATGAGGTAAAGTAA
- the LOC106758163 gene encoding probable glucan endo-1,3-beta-glucosidase A6: MAMLLLIPLLLSSISLFTISTASFSPQPGICYGQLGDNLPPPRESVSLLTSLHAKRVKLYDANQTILHALRHTRLQVSVMVPNELISNISSDQTLADKWVSSNVAAFLPKTRIRYILVGNEIISSTTNATWRHLVPAMRRIKHSLKSLGIRKVKVGTSSAMDVLQTSFPPSNGSFREDIALPIMKPMLKFLNRTKSFFFLDVYPFFAWSSDPVNINLDYALFESKNLTVTDPGSGLVYTNLFDQMVDAVYFAMEKLGFPGIRIFVAETGWPNGGDLDQIGANVYNAATYNRNFIKKVTRKPRVGTPARPGSLLPSFLFALFNENQKSGPGTERHFGLLHPNGSRVFDIDLSGRTPVSDFRPLPAPENNEKFKGKIWCVVAPRDNATALAEALSYACSQGNGTCDPIQPRGKCFKPDSVFWHASYAFSAYWAQFKKVGATCYFNGLATQTAKDPSYGSCKFPSVTL, encoded by the exons ATGGCTATGCTTCTTCTCATTCCACTGTTACTATCTTCCATTTCACTGTTCACCATTTCAA CTGCATCGTTCTCCCCGCAACCCGGAATATGCTACGGCCAGCTCGGCGACAACCTCCCGCCGCCGCGAGAATCAGTCTCCCTCCTAACATCGCTTCACGCCAAGCGCGTGAAACTCTACGACGCCAACCAAACGATCCTCCACGCGCTTCGGCACACTCGCCTCCAAGTCTCCGTCATGGTGCCCAACGAGCTCATCTCCAACATCTCCTCCGACCAAACCCTCGCCGACAAATGGGTGTCATCGAACGTCGCAGCCTTCCTCCCCAAGACCCGCATCCGTTACATCCTCGTCGGGAACGAAATTATCAGCAGCACCACCAACGCCACGTGGCGCCACCTCGTCCCCGCCATGCGCCGCATCAAACACTCCCTCAAATCCCTCGGAATCCGCAAAGTGAAGGTCGGAACCTCCTCCGCCATGGACGTGCTCCAAACCTCTTTTCCTCCTTCAAACGGTTCGTTTCGTGAAGACATAGCTCTTCCCATCATGAAGCCCATGTTGAAGTTCCTCAACCGAACcaaatcctttttcttcttggaTGTTTACCCTTTCTTCGCGTGGTCCTCTGATCCGGTTAATATAAACCTCGATTACGCGCTATTTGAATCCAAGAATCTTACGGTGACGGATCCGGGTTCGGGTTTGGTTTACACCAACCTCTTCGACCAGATGGTGGACGCCGTTTATTTCGCAATGGAAAAACTTGGCTTTCCCGGCATTCGGATCTTTGTAGCGGAAACGGGTTGGCCCAATGGCGGGGACCTAGACCAGATTGGAGCTAATGTTTACAACGCTGCCACTTACAACcgaaatttcataaaaaaggTTACGCGAAAACCGCGGGTCGGGACTCCGGCTCGACCGGGTTCGCTTCTTCCGTCTTTTTTGTTCGCTCTGTTTAATGAAAACCAGAAATCGGGTCCGGGCACGGAGCGCCACTTCGGGTTGCTGCACCCAAACGGGTCCAGGGTTTTCGATATTGATTTGTCGGGACGGACGCCGGTGTCAGACTTCCGTCCGCTTCCGGCGCCGGAGAACAACGAGAAGTTTAAGGGGAAAATATGGTGCGTGGTGGCGCCCCGGGATAACGCGACAGCGCTGGCGGAGGCGCTCTCGTACGCGTGCTCGCAGGGGAATGGCACGTGCGACCCGATCCAACCCAGAGGGAAATGCTTTAAACCCGATTCGGTTTTCTGGCATGCGAGCTATGCATTTAGTGCTTATTGGGCGCAGTTTAAGAAGGTTGGTGCAACTTGTTACTTCAATGGCCTTGCCACACAAACAGCAAAGGATCCAA GTTATGGATCTTGCAAGTTCCCAAGTGTGACACTTTGA
- the LOC106758088 gene encoding UV-B-induced protein At3g17800, chloroplastic isoform X1 produces the protein MEKSVSNNHHLHLRTMLTLSQPPPSSSASFKTQLRAFPKRLTVRASAGRRHCEFSSLNAPLEPRSLVGKFLGGVLQNRRQLFHVVAKEELKMLSEDRDSAIARMIISQNSDEALLHRRIAKVKEDECMVAISDVMYLLILYKFSEIRVHLVPKLSSCLYNGRLEILPSKDWDLESIHSMEVLDIIRQHVSTVTGLKSNPSVRESWETTPIRHSWLARVYVASILYGYFLKSVSLRYTLEQSLNHGLHPGQKSCPSFHDMYPFRSKDVMLGNKNDMQSVWHDLIRQEEGIEDIKCYVMSFHPDSFQRCAKLRSKEAVQLVENHSNALFGNGKSGLSQHDDVIVTSFSSLRRLVLEAIAFGSFLWETEDYIDNVYKLKDHEVK, from the exons ATGGAAAAAAGTGTCTCCAACAACCACCACCTCCACCTTAGGACCATGCTCACTCTTTCACAGccaccaccatcatcatcagCTTCGTTCAAAACCCAGTTGAGAGCGTTCCCGAAAAGGTTGACGGTGAGGGCCAGTGCGGGAAGGAGGCACTGCGAGTTCAGCAGCCTCAACGCGCCCCTTGAGCCACGCTCCCTCGTGGGGAAGTTTCTCGGCGGCGTGTTGCAGAATCGCCGCCAATTGTTCCACGTGGTTGCCAAGGAAGAGTTGAAGATGTTGAGTGAGGATAGAGACTCTGCTATTGCTCGCATGATTATCAGTCAGAACTCTGATGAAGCCCTGCTTCATAG GAGGATTGCAAAAGTGAAGGAGGATGAGTGTATGGTTGCTATATCAGATGTAATGTATTTGCTGATTCTATACAAGTTTTCTGAAATCAGGGTTCATTTGGTTCCAAAGCTTTCTAGTTGCCTATACAATGGAAGGCTAGAGATATTGCCTTCTAAGGATTGGGATCTGGAGTCTATTCACAGCATGGAAGTTTTGGATATCATAAGGCAACATGTCAGCACTGTCACAGGCTTGAAATCAAATCCTAGTGTGAGGGAAAGTTGGGAAACCACTCCAATTCGACATAGCTGGCTTGCTCGAGTTTACGTTGCCTCCATATTGTATGGTTACTTTCTGAAGTCAGTTTCATTGAGGTACACCCTAGAGCAAAGTCTTAACCATGGTCTTCATCCGGGTCAGAAATCTTGCCCTTCATTTCATGACATGTATCCATTCAGGTCAAAAGATGTGATGCTTGGCAACAAGAATGACATGCAATCTGTGTGGCATGATTTAATCAGGCAGGAAGAGGGAATTGAGGATATAAAATGTTATGTTATGAGCTTTCACCCAGACTCATTTCAGAGGTGTGCAAAACTGAGATCTAAGGAAGCTGTGCAGTTGGTAGAGAATCATAGTAATGCACTTTTTGGAAATGGGAAATCTGGTTTGTCTCAGCATGATGATGTTATTGTAACTTCATTTTCTAGTCTGAGGAGGCTAGTCTTGGAGGCTATTGCATTTGGATCCTTCCTGTGGGAAACAGAAGATTATATTGACAATGTTTATAAGCTTAAAGATCATGAGGTAAAGTAA